From a region of the Streptomyces venezuelae genome:
- a CDS encoding DUF4328 domain-containing protein has translation MKGTRLRAPVGLAIALTVLFALVIGFDVFAAYADWHTRSLMQRLLADSAAVGVAELDQADRLAGRAGMFQGQLAIVTGIVFIVWFHRVRTNAEVFAPGADRLPHGWAIGAWFVPLANLLLPYRIAMATWVSSTPPGADGRHRRFRLTLVTLWWATFVLAKILAWYGGMTYGRAETTEAVRDAATTILAGDVLDIVAAVFAVLFVRRLTAMQHARAAGGPVVAAV, from the coding sequence GTGAAGGGGACACGGCTGCGTGCGCCCGTGGGCCTGGCCATCGCGCTGACCGTGCTGTTCGCACTGGTCATCGGATTCGACGTCTTCGCCGCGTACGCCGACTGGCACACCCGCTCCCTCATGCAGCGGCTGTTGGCGGATTCCGCCGCGGTCGGCGTTGCCGAGCTGGACCAGGCCGACCGTCTCGCGGGCAGGGCCGGCATGTTCCAGGGCCAGCTCGCCATCGTGACCGGCATCGTGTTCATCGTCTGGTTCCACCGGGTCCGTACGAACGCCGAGGTGTTCGCCCCGGGCGCGGACCGGCTCCCGCACGGCTGGGCCATCGGCGCCTGGTTCGTACCGCTCGCCAACCTCCTGCTGCCGTACCGGATCGCCATGGCCACCTGGGTTTCCAGCACGCCCCCCGGAGCCGACGGACGCCACCGGCGGTTCCGGCTGACGCTGGTCACCCTCTGGTGGGCCACCTTCGTACTGGCCAAGATCCTGGCTTGGTACGGGGGCATGACCTACGGCCGTGCCGAGACGACCGAGGCGGTGCGTGACGCCGCCACGACGATCCTGGCCGGTGACGTCCTCGACATCGTCGCCGCCGTCTTCGCGGTGCTCTTCGTCCGCAGGCTGACGGCCATGCAGCACGCCAGGGCCGCTGGGGGGCCCGTCGTCGCGGCGGTGTAG
- a CDS encoding MarR family winged helix-turn-helix transcriptional regulator, producing MSDEMALLVADVFEAAGALRRSGEAIAAAHGQTQARWQVLSVVSEQPMSVPSAARRLGVARQNVQRIANDLAKDGLADLVPNPDHRTSPLLTLTADGRTVLEAITEQARASHRRITTRIPEADIAAARALLRTLTQAVRDLEEDASS from the coding sequence ATGTCCGACGAGATGGCCCTGCTGGTCGCCGACGTCTTCGAGGCAGCCGGAGCCCTGCGCCGGTCCGGCGAGGCCATCGCGGCGGCTCACGGCCAGACCCAGGCCCGGTGGCAGGTTCTCAGCGTGGTCTCCGAGCAGCCCATGAGCGTGCCCAGCGCGGCACGGCGGCTCGGAGTGGCCCGCCAGAACGTCCAGCGGATCGCCAACGACCTCGCCAAGGACGGGCTGGCCGATCTCGTGCCCAATCCCGATCACCGCACCTCTCCCCTGCTCACCCTGACGGCCGACGGGCGCACGGTGCTGGAAGCCATCACCGAGCAGGCGCGCGCGTCACACCGGCGCATCACCACCCGGATTCCCGAGGCCGACATCGCCGCCGCCCGAGCACTGCTGCGCACGCTCACGCAAGCCGTCCGGGACCTGGAGGAGGACGCCTCCTCCTGA
- a CDS encoding DUF1398 domain-containing protein — protein MSNAIENLKAAQERAAAVRPRVGGFPYLAEALRQAGVRTYHCTVPAGTSVYVTDSGPVVTQGEPIVDGTQDIAPWDEEALVKALRTDQAGESTYPEFVSGCWNAGVLHYEVDLKARTCVYHGALGESYTESYPHADI, from the coding sequence ATGAGCAACGCGATCGAGAACCTGAAGGCCGCGCAGGAGCGGGCGGCGGCCGTCCGGCCCCGCGTCGGCGGATTCCCGTACCTCGCCGAGGCCCTGCGCCAGGCGGGAGTGCGTACCTACCACTGCACCGTGCCGGCCGGAACGAGCGTCTACGTCACCGACTCCGGCCCCGTGGTCACCCAGGGCGAGCCGATCGTGGACGGCACGCAGGACATCGCCCCCTGGGACGAGGAAGCCCTCGTCAAGGCACTTCGCACGGACCAGGCGGGGGAGAGCACCTACCCGGAGTTCGTGAGCGGCTGCTGGAACGCGGGCGTCCTGCACTACGAGGTCGATCTCAAGGCCCGCACCTGCGTCTACCACGGCGCCCTGGGCGAGTCGTACACCGAGTCCTACCCGCACGCCGACATCTGA
- a CDS encoding HSP90 family protein, with product MPNSETAHTFQVDLRGLVDLLSHHLYSSPRVYLRELLQNAVDAITARQALAPGSPAGITVRTGDTLTVTDTGIGLTEADVHRFLATIGRSSKRTSGGSLDGSGLDAARGDFIGQFGIGLLACFVVADEITVLSRSAADPAAPAVEWRGHSDGRYTIRTLPASAVPEPGTTVRLTPRADNAEWTTPQRVASLARHYGGLLRYGVTVVGPRGESEQVNETPPWEQAHRSPLARREAMTAYCRTLFDFTPLDTIELDLPAAGLRGVAYVLPTAVSPAQRAGHRVHLKGMLLTDQAPELLPEWAFFVRCVVDTTSLRPTASREALYEDGTLSAVRDALGERIRDWLTGLAASDPALLHRFIDTHHLAVKALARYDDELLRIVLPWLPFETTDGNVTLEEFARNHATVLVTRSVEEFRQVAPIASAAGLGVVNGGYTYDRDLVHRLPEIRPGTAVTDLDPATVTAHLDAVDPSAELRAAAFLAVARETIGLHDCDVVLRDFQPVTAPALLLDNREARHERTRSGLAADSDGLWADILGSLRQETPRAQLVLNHLNPLVRQAITVAERGLAVTTAEALYGQALLLSRRPLRAGESALLNRAFIGLLTHAMHHTGTAAPGSEPRKEL from the coding sequence GTGCCAAACTCAGAAACTGCGCACACCTTCCAGGTCGACCTGCGCGGACTGGTCGACCTGCTCTCCCACCACCTCTACTCCAGCCCCCGCGTCTACCTGCGCGAGCTGCTGCAGAACGCCGTGGACGCCATCACCGCCCGGCAGGCGCTCGCCCCCGGCTCACCGGCCGGCATCACGGTGCGCACCGGCGACACCCTGACCGTCACGGACACCGGAATCGGTCTCACCGAGGCCGACGTCCACCGGTTCCTCGCCACCATCGGGCGCAGCTCGAAGCGGACGTCCGGCGGGTCCCTGGACGGTTCCGGGCTCGACGCCGCCCGCGGCGACTTCATCGGCCAGTTCGGCATCGGCCTGCTCGCCTGCTTCGTCGTCGCGGACGAGATCACGGTGCTCAGTCGCTCCGCGGCCGATCCGGCGGCGCCCGCCGTCGAGTGGCGTGGCCACTCCGACGGCCGGTACACGATCCGTACCCTGCCGGCCTCGGCCGTGCCCGAGCCGGGCACCACCGTCCGTCTCACGCCGCGCGCCGACAACGCCGAGTGGACCACCCCGCAGCGGGTGGCCTCCCTGGCCCGCCACTACGGTGGACTGCTGCGCTACGGGGTCACCGTCGTCGGACCGCGCGGCGAGAGCGAGCAGGTCAACGAGACCCCTCCGTGGGAGCAGGCCCACCGCTCGCCCCTGGCCCGGCGCGAGGCGATGACCGCCTACTGCCGGACGCTGTTCGACTTCACCCCGCTCGACACCATCGAGCTCGACCTCCCGGCCGCCGGGCTGCGCGGTGTCGCGTACGTCCTGCCCACGGCCGTGAGCCCGGCGCAGCGCGCTGGCCATCGTGTGCATCTCAAGGGCATGCTGCTGACGGACCAGGCGCCCGAACTGCTGCCGGAGTGGGCGTTCTTCGTACGCTGCGTCGTCGACACGACCAGCCTGCGGCCGACCGCCTCGCGGGAGGCCCTGTACGAGGACGGAACCCTGTCCGCCGTACGGGACGCCCTCGGCGAGCGGATCCGCGACTGGCTCACCGGCCTCGCCGCCAGCGACCCCGCCCTGCTGCACCGCTTCATCGACACCCACCACCTCGCCGTCAAGGCGCTCGCCCGCTACGACGACGAGCTGCTGCGCATCGTGCTGCCGTGGCTGCCGTTCGAGACCACCGACGGCAACGTCACCCTGGAGGAGTTCGCGCGGAACCATGCGACCGTGCTGGTCACCCGCAGCGTCGAGGAGTTCCGCCAGGTCGCCCCCATCGCCTCGGCCGCCGGACTGGGCGTCGTCAACGGCGGCTACACCTATGACCGTGACCTGGTGCACCGCCTGCCGGAGATCCGGCCCGGTACGGCCGTCACCGACCTCGACCCGGCCACCGTCACCGCCCACCTCGACGCCGTCGATCCGTCGGCCGAGCTGCGCGCGGCGGCCTTCCTCGCCGTCGCCCGCGAGACGATCGGCCTCCACGACTGTGATGTCGTCCTGCGCGACTTCCAGCCCGTCACGGCCCCCGCCCTGCTGCTCGACAACCGGGAGGCGCGCCACGAGCGGACCCGGTCGGGGCTCGCGGCCGACAGCGACGGTCTGTGGGCGGACATCCTGGGCTCGCTGCGCCAGGAGACCCCCCGGGCCCAGCTCGTGCTGAACCATCTCAACCCGCTGGTCCGGCAGGCGATCACGGTCGCCGAGCGCGGACTCGCCGTGACCACCGCGGAAGCGCTCTACGGCCAGGCGCTGCTCCTCAGCCGCCGTCCTCTCCGGGCCGGCGAGAGCGCCCTGCTCAACCGGGCCTTCATCGGCCTGCTCACCCACGCCATGCACCACACCGGCACGGCGGCACCCGGCTCCGAGCCCCGGAAGGAACTGTAG
- a CDS encoding RICIN domain-containing protein, with the protein MPRPARSAAVTAITAVAFATALTGTAGADASGGSAAPARAVPQPVYWNAPPQGVTAPAPQRLLNQPVRITNDFAKRPTTQCLDVDANGGGNGTVVQIWQCNGTTQQRWYLWNNGALESYRFPGKCLDADLNGGGRNGTKVQIWDCNNTPQQSWSHPSGDRAIYNARFYSGGNIVMDRDANVLGNGARIQLWQKNFQSQQWWDVWAD; encoded by the coding sequence ATGCCCCGTCCCGCCCGCTCGGCGGCGGTCACCGCGATCACCGCCGTCGCCTTCGCCACCGCTCTGACCGGAACCGCCGGAGCCGACGCCTCCGGCGGTTCCGCAGCCCCGGCCCGGGCCGTACCCCAGCCCGTGTACTGGAACGCACCGCCGCAGGGCGTCACGGCCCCCGCACCGCAGCGACTGCTGAACCAGCCCGTACGGATCACCAACGACTTCGCCAAACGTCCCACCACCCAGTGTCTGGACGTGGATGCCAACGGTGGCGGAAACGGCACGGTCGTCCAGATCTGGCAGTGCAACGGCACCACCCAGCAACGGTGGTACCTCTGGAACAACGGCGCGCTGGAGAGCTACCGCTTCCCCGGCAAATGCCTGGACGCCGACCTCAACGGCGGTGGCCGCAACGGCACCAAGGTACAGATCTGGGACTGCAACAACACGCCGCAGCAGAGCTGGTCCCACCCGTCGGGCGACCGTGCGATCTACAACGCGCGCTTCTACTCCGGCGGCAACATCGTCATGGACCGCGACGCGAACGTCCTGGGCAACGGGGCCCGCATCCAGCTGTGGCAGAAGAACTTCCAGTCGCAGCAGTGGTGGGACGTCTGGGCCGACTGA
- a CDS encoding DUF1877 family protein, with protein sequence MAVTLQLARIPESYLAACRQSADASPDRDPRWDPPAPDVLDLDWAPALLDRVGEAAGLEGVPLHALRRATDGDTGLDLGFLATHPHAIAPLGGTPTALDVAQVAVVSELLGQIDMAALLAALPADDREVTSLIGPEAAHITGGVRAYLLGHFNALRDFYLEAAERRLLVVLWWD encoded by the coding sequence ATGGCCGTCACCCTGCAGCTCGCCCGTATCCCGGAGTCGTACCTCGCCGCCTGCCGTCAGTCCGCCGACGCGTCACCGGATCGTGATCCCCGATGGGATCCACCGGCGCCTGACGTACTGGACCTGGACTGGGCACCGGCGCTGCTGGACCGCGTCGGCGAGGCCGCCGGACTCGAAGGGGTCCCTCTTCATGCTCTGCGCCGGGCCACCGACGGCGACACCGGTCTGGACCTCGGCTTCCTCGCCACCCACCCGCACGCCATAGCCCCCTTGGGCGGCACCCCCACCGCCCTGGATGTCGCCCAGGTGGCGGTCGTTTCCGAACTGCTCGGCCAGATCGACATGGCGGCCCTCCTCGCCGCGCTGCCAGCCGACGACCGTGAGGTCACCTCCCTGATCGGCCCCGAGGCCGCCCACATCACCGGCGGCGTGCGCGCGTACCTGCTCGGGCACTTCAACGCCTTGCGCGACTTCTACCTCGAAGCAGCCGAGCGCCGTCTGCTCGTCGTGCTCTGGTGGGACTGA
- a CDS encoding DUF6332 family protein, translating to MTTRRRSQAERDELPVEIGYALLSAGFLGAVVFAAIAGPTAVWHLPPAVEEFLQVGGAWVAGVLAVVRVVHVLWRHGRHG from the coding sequence ATGACGACGAGACGACGGAGCCAGGCGGAACGAGACGAGTTACCTGTCGAGATCGGGTATGCGCTGTTGAGCGCGGGGTTCCTCGGCGCCGTGGTGTTCGCCGCGATCGCCGGGCCGACGGCCGTCTGGCACCTTCCTCCTGCGGTCGAGGAGTTCCTCCAGGTCGGCGGGGCCTGGGTCGCCGGAGTTCTCGCGGTGGTCCGTGTCGTCCATGTCCTGTGGCGACACGGGCGGCACGGCTGA
- a CDS encoding formylglycine-generating enzyme family protein, whose protein sequence is MITVPGGHVTLSDRRTERTWSVELAPYELAAHPVTQAAYAQTTGTDPGSGQGSGLLPVHDLSWWDAVRYCNTLSRQEGLTPAYRLPHATGTTDNGDGQEDGVTWDREADGYRLPTEAEWEHACRAGTAGPRYGPLDDIAWHRGNSREHIHEVGGRLPNSWGLYDMLGNVWEWCWDVYDPEVYGSYRVLRGGGWFDEHWSCRASVRRRSHPTLRIDDVGLRLARTPRP, encoded by the coding sequence ATGATCACTGTGCCGGGCGGACACGTCACGCTCTCCGACCGCCGTACCGAGCGCACCTGGTCCGTCGAGTTGGCCCCGTACGAGCTCGCGGCACACCCGGTCACCCAGGCCGCCTACGCACAGACCACCGGTACGGACCCCGGCAGCGGACAGGGCAGCGGCCTGCTGCCGGTCCACGACCTGTCGTGGTGGGACGCCGTCCGGTACTGCAACACCCTGTCCAGGCAGGAAGGGCTGACTCCCGCCTACCGTCTCCCCCACGCCACCGGCACGACCGACAACGGAGACGGCCAAGAGGACGGGGTCACCTGGGACCGGGAGGCGGACGGCTACCGGCTGCCGACCGAGGCCGAATGGGAACACGCCTGCCGGGCAGGCACCGCCGGTCCCCGCTACGGTCCCCTCGACGACATCGCCTGGCACCGCGGGAACTCCCGGGAGCACATCCACGAGGTCGGCGGCCGCCTTCCCAACTCCTGGGGTCTGTACGACATGCTCGGCAACGTCTGGGAGTGGTGCTGGGACGTCTACGACCCCGAGGTGTACGGCTCGTACCGGGTGCTGCGCGGCGGCGGCTGGTTCGACGAACACTGGAGCTGCCGCGCCTCCGTGCGGCGGCGCAGCCACCCCACACTCCGGATCGACGACGTGGGACTGCGCCTCGCCCGCACACCGAGGCCCTGA
- a CDS encoding NADPH-dependent FMN reductase translates to MNTPLRIALVVGSTREGRFGPTVARWFETAAAGRTDIELTVADLADADLPAHWTPSLTPRGHAFVEQLARADAYVILTPEYNHSFPASLKQAIDTAGHVWRRKPVGFVSYGGLSGGLRAVEQLRPVFAELHATTVRETVSFHQFPFDETGAPRDADGARTAVTVLLDDLLWWGHALRTARRQDEAQNAAA, encoded by the coding sequence ATGAACACTCCACTGCGTATCGCACTCGTCGTCGGCAGCACCCGTGAAGGCAGGTTCGGCCCCACCGTCGCCCGCTGGTTCGAAACCGCCGCCGCCGGCCGCACCGACATCGAACTCACCGTCGCCGACCTCGCGGACGCCGACCTCCCGGCACACTGGACGCCCTCCCTCACACCACGCGGTCATGCGTTCGTCGAACAACTGGCGCGGGCCGACGCCTACGTGATCCTCACCCCCGAGTACAACCACTCCTTCCCGGCCTCCCTGAAGCAGGCGATCGACACCGCCGGACACGTCTGGCGGCGCAAGCCGGTCGGATTCGTGTCCTACGGCGGCCTCTCAGGCGGGCTGCGCGCCGTCGAGCAGCTGCGTCCGGTCTTCGCCGAACTGCACGCGACCACGGTCCGCGAGACGGTCAGCTTCCACCAGTTCCCGTTCGACGAGACCGGAGCACCTCGCGACGCCGACGGCGCCCGGACGGCGGTGACGGTCCTTCTCGACGACCTCCTGTGGTGGGGTCACGCCCTGCGCACCGCACGCCGGCAGGACGAGGCGCAGAACGCAGCCGCCTGA
- a CDS encoding serine/threonine-protein kinase — MESLRPGDPLEIGGYRLLARLGSGGMGEVFLARTASGRALALKTVHRELSLEADFAHRFDREIRTSDRVRSPWTVSVVDFSAPGASPQWLATEYVPAPSLGDWVRERGPLEAPAVRRLGQELSAALVSVRAAGVVHRDIKPANVLLGAERPFLIDFGIARTVRDPRHTRTGTVIGTPGFLAPEQATGAVAGAAADVFSLASVLVYATTGRSPFLAGGEELDLPALLYRIVHDEPRLDGVPQPLRELVRECLAKDPQQRPGPEDMAARLGDGPEGSWSTAAPRALAAEAGRREAELRRLLALPRTASAAGVGAHGAPGTPGAHDTPAAPGLPAADGTPATPVAVPAPSPVPVSPPPLPSASPRPGVLAGASTPPYSPAPAERSAGQALLRSRGAGAVAGAVVVLAVAAFAVWYPDHRDEGNGDGGRGTASPASSSSGASSPGASSPAQPPGALPAAWAGTWTGVGPGTPQADGVTRARTGEFSVTVTLNGGTVGELVGRQVSDVKELSTGRNLGCTEALRLQQFRGSGAVFKAVTSHPTDSAAVFECPRGNLYVLTMAEPDRLTLETEGAQSAGAPAALTRRP; from the coding sequence ATGGAGTCTTTGCGGCCCGGTGACCCGCTGGAGATCGGCGGGTACCGTCTGCTGGCGCGCCTCGGCTCGGGGGGCATGGGAGAGGTGTTCCTGGCGCGGACGGCGTCCGGGCGGGCACTGGCGCTGAAGACCGTGCACCGCGAGCTGAGCCTGGAGGCCGACTTCGCGCACCGCTTCGACCGGGAGATACGTACCAGCGACCGGGTGCGCAGTCCGTGGACGGTGTCGGTGGTCGATTTCAGCGCACCGGGGGCGTCCCCGCAGTGGCTGGCGACCGAGTACGTGCCTGCGCCGTCGCTGGGTGACTGGGTGCGCGAGCGCGGGCCGCTGGAAGCACCGGCCGTACGGCGTCTGGGGCAGGAGCTGTCGGCTGCGCTGGTGAGCGTGCGGGCGGCGGGGGTGGTCCACCGTGACATCAAGCCGGCGAACGTGCTGCTGGGCGCGGAGCGGCCCTTCCTGATCGATTTCGGTATCGCCCGGACGGTCCGCGACCCGCGGCACACCCGCACCGGCACGGTCATCGGCACACCCGGTTTCCTGGCACCGGAACAGGCCACCGGGGCGGTGGCCGGGGCCGCCGCCGACGTGTTCTCGCTGGCCTCGGTGCTCGTGTACGCGACGACCGGCCGCAGCCCCTTCCTGGCCGGAGGGGAGGAACTGGACCTGCCGGCCCTGCTCTACCGGATCGTGCACGACGAGCCGCGGCTGGACGGCGTGCCGCAGCCGCTGCGTGAGCTGGTCAGGGAGTGCCTGGCCAAGGATCCGCAGCAGCGTCCCGGCCCCGAGGACATGGCGGCGCGGCTGGGCGACGGTCCGGAGGGGAGCTGGAGTACCGCGGCCCCGCGGGCCCTGGCGGCCGAGGCCGGACGCCGGGAAGCCGAGCTCCGACGGCTCCTCGCCCTCCCCCGGACGGCTTCCGCCGCCGGGGTCGGAGCACACGGCGCCCCCGGAACACCCGGGGCCCACGACACCCCCGCGGCGCCCGGGCTCCCTGCGGCGGACGGCACTCCCGCCACGCCCGTGGCCGTGCCCGCGCCCTCGCCCGTACCGGTGTCGCCTCCGCCGCTGCCGTCGGCATCGCCACGGCCCGGGGTTCTCGCGGGTGCCAGTACCCCGCCGTACTCCCCCGCGCCAGCCGAACGGAGTGCCGGGCAGGCGCTCCTGCGCTCGCGGGGTGCCGGTGCGGTCGCGGGCGCCGTCGTCGTTCTGGCCGTTGCCGCGTTCGCGGTGTGGTACCCCGATCACCGCGACGAGGGCAACGGCGACGGTGGGCGCGGTACGGCCTCACCCGCATCCTCCTCGTCCGGAGCGTCCTCGCCCGGAGCGTCCTCGCCCGCGCAGCCGCCGGGGGCGCTGCCGGCCGCGTGGGCCGGTACGTGGACGGGTGTGGGGCCCGGAACACCGCAGGCGGACGGTGTGACGCGAGCGCGGACGGGCGAGTTCTCCGTCACGGTCACGCTGAACGGCGGGACGGTGGGCGAGCTGGTGGGCCGGCAGGTCAGCGACGTCAAGGAGCTCTCCACCGGGCGGAACCTGGGATGCACCGAGGCCCTCAGGCTGCAGCAGTTCCGCGGGAGCGGTGCGGTGTTCAAGGCCGTCACCAGCCATCCCACCGACAGCGCGGCGGTCTTCGAGTGCCCGCGGGGCAACCTGTACGTGCTGACGATGGCCGAACCGGACCGGCTGACGCTGGAAACGGAGGGTGCGCAGTCGGCAGGCGCCCCCGCGGCGCTGACCCGGCGCCCGTGA
- a CDS encoding alpha/beta hydrolase produces the protein MTRSADAPRRRVVWGISLVLIAITALLGGAPGAVAGAAGAGGPGAPPVPVLSWGPCDGAADGFECATARVPLDYRRPTGPTLALAVTRRAAADPARRTGVLVLHPGGPGNSGVDFARSSYEALPDSLRDAFDVVGYDMRGVARSGRVECWDDREYAAAVDGARGVPGPGALREAVRQGAAFASACQERSGGLVPFIGTGSNAGDIDLLRQALGEETLSFYGRSFGSYVGTVYAARFPQRVRAMVLDGAYDPRRYAEVPYAYDAPQFTALDAAVGRFLDWCGREAAACGFGEGRPRQAFEQLKRDLDADPVITASGRPATGYTLAYRLMFNINAGKEIWPYLGQALRSAQARQASFLLSPPSPASFDFLTANLAVECADRVYPGSRPLLGALVGAEAASAPLLGPPIGLGPPTYDHNHAPACVQWPAERPSRFEGSYRAAGSAPILVLGTTGDPDTPYQDAVALAATLDRGRLLTFDAEGHTAYHRSACVSALVDRYLSTLTLPARGTVCTDEAPPEPTGRRTTGSEIDETHDVIPTLR, from the coding sequence CGGGCGGGCCGGGGGCACCGCCCGTGCCGGTGCTGTCCTGGGGTCCCTGTGACGGGGCGGCGGACGGCTTCGAGTGCGCGACCGCCCGGGTGCCGTTGGACTACCGCCGGCCCACCGGTCCCACGCTCGCGCTCGCGGTCACCCGCCGGGCCGCAGCGGACCCGGCGCGCCGCACCGGTGTCCTGGTGCTGCATCCTGGTGGGCCCGGCAACTCCGGTGTGGACTTCGCCCGCAGCAGCTACGAGGCACTGCCCGACTCCCTGCGCGACGCCTTCGACGTCGTCGGGTACGACATGCGGGGTGTGGCACGCAGCGGTCGGGTGGAGTGCTGGGACGACCGGGAGTACGCCGCCGCGGTCGACGGTGCGCGCGGGGTGCCCGGTCCGGGTGCCCTCAGGGAGGCCGTGCGCCAGGGTGCCGCCTTCGCCTCCGCCTGCCAGGAACGCTCCGGGGGACTGGTGCCGTTCATCGGTACCGGGTCGAACGCCGGGGACATCGACCTGCTGAGGCAGGCCCTGGGTGAGGAGACGCTGTCCTTCTACGGGCGTTCCTTCGGCAGCTACGTCGGCACCGTGTACGCGGCGCGCTTCCCTCAGCGGGTACGTGCCATGGTCCTGGACGGGGCCTACGATCCACGCCGCTACGCGGAGGTCCCGTACGCGTACGACGCCCCGCAGTTCACCGCCCTGGACGCGGCGGTCGGCCGGTTCCTGGACTGGTGCGGGCGCGAAGCGGCGGCCTGCGGTTTCGGGGAGGGCCGGCCGCGGCAGGCGTTCGAACAGCTGAAGCGGGACCTGGACGCGGACCCGGTGATCACCGCGAGCGGGCGCCCTGCCACCGGCTACACGCTGGCCTACCGTCTGATGTTCAACATCAACGCGGGCAAGGAGATCTGGCCGTACCTGGGACAGGCGCTGCGGTCGGCACAGGCCCGGCAGGCCTCGTTCCTGCTGTCGCCGCCGTCACCCGCGTCGTTCGACTTCCTCACGGCCAACCTCGCCGTCGAGTGCGCCGACCGCGTCTACCCCGGCAGTCGCCCGCTCCTGGGGGCGCTCGTCGGCGCCGAAGCCGCCTCGGCACCGCTGCTGGGACCCCCGATCGGCCTGGGGCCGCCGACCTACGACCACAACCACGCGCCCGCCTGCGTCCAGTGGCCGGCGGAACGCCCGAGCCGTTTCGAGGGCTCCTACCGGGCGGCGGGCTCCGCCCCGATCCTGGTACTCGGCACGACGGGGGATCCCGACACCCCGTACCAGGACGCCGTGGCCCTGGCCGCCACGCTGGACCGCGGACGGCTGCTGACCTTCGACGCCGAAGGACACACCGCCTACCACCGCAGTGCATGCGTCAGTGCCCTGGTGGACCGCTACCTCAGCACTCTGACGCTGCCCGCACGGGGCACGGTCTGCACGGACGAGGCTCCCCCGGAGCCGACCGGCCGCCGCACCACCGGGAGCGAGATCGACGAGACGCACGACGTGATCCCGACCCTGCGCTGA